The following coding sequences are from one Clostridioides difficile ATCC 9689 = DSM 1296 window:
- a CDS encoding cell wall-binding protein Cwp22 gives MKKSLKKYLVLALTLVLVFACGVPESSAASKHVIIVNSRKNTLGYFVNNKLVKEFRVATGKKGSETPTGKTKVVNKIKNRPYYKGNIPGGSPRNPLGDRWMGLALKGTYGDTYGIHGNNNESSIGKHISGGCIRMHNKDVRWLFDQVPVGSDVIIDYSNDSYVKIAAKYKINLNQTGWKTENGKKYYVKSDGTYQKNSWLKVNGKMYYFDASGVMQTGWKTINNKKYYLGTDGARVSGWKVIDGKTYYFNSDGVMQTGWQEKNGKKYYLGSDGLAVTGWQEIDGNKYYFDKTGIMQTGWQQIDGKSYYLDKDGKMLTGSQKIDGKDYTFNEDGTINPTWDTIIGANRFDTAKKISSVGNWNADSSDTVILVNGNAIADGITATPLASSYDSTILLTNTANLPTETVEEMKLLAPKTVILIGGENAISSKLEQEIKTTFNTETKRIAGQDRYQTATRIAEELGNREEIKTAYMVSGNGEADALSVASKAGEEKQPIILVNKDGITEESYKWLTERKLENAYFIGGPSAINDSVIAKMNDITTEDISGNRIYGDSRVDTNAKVIEKFYGDTDLQAVLVSKSDALVDALSAGPLAVKLHSPIVLMDNSGLSSEQQRVFANKKVETPYQIGGGVSYIVMDKLMDILAK, from the coding sequence GTGAAAAAAAGTCTAAAAAAGTATTTAGTACTAGCACTGACTTTAGTTTTAGTATTTGCATGTGGCGTACCAGAATCAAGCGCAGCCAGTAAACATGTGATTATAGTAAATTCAAGAAAAAATACTCTAGGATATTTTGTAAATAATAAACTTGTAAAAGAATTTAGAGTTGCAACAGGTAAAAAGGGGTCAGAAACACCAACAGGGAAAACAAAAGTAGTTAACAAGATAAAAAATAGACCATATTATAAAGGTAATATACCTGGAGGAAGTCCAAGAAATCCATTAGGAGATAGATGGATGGGATTAGCATTAAAAGGAACTTATGGAGATACATATGGAATACATGGAAATAATAATGAGAGTTCTATAGGAAAGCATATTTCTGGTGGATGTATAAGAATGCACAATAAAGATGTTAGATGGTTATTTGACCAAGTTCCTGTAGGTTCAGATGTAATTATAGATTATAGTAACGACAGCTATGTAAAGATAGCGGCAAAATATAAGATAAATCTAAATCAAACAGGATGGAAAACAGAAAATGGTAAGAAGTATTATGTAAAATCTGATGGAACATACCAAAAGAATAGTTGGCTAAAAGTAAATGGAAAAATGTATTACTTTGATGCTTCAGGAGTAATGCAAACAGGATGGAAAACAATTAATAACAAAAAATATTATTTAGGAACTGATGGAGCAAGAGTATCTGGATGGAAAGTAATAGACGGAAAAACTTATTACTTTAACTCAGATGGAGTAATGCAAACAGGATGGCAAGAAAAGAATGGAAAGAAATACTATCTAGGATCTGATGGTTTAGCAGTAACAGGATGGCAAGAAATAGATGGTAATAAGTATTACTTTGACAAAACAGGAATAATGCAGACAGGATGGCAACAAATAGATGGTAAGTCTTACTATTTAGACAAAGATGGAAAGATGCTAACTGGTTCTCAAAAAATAGATGGGAAAGATTATACTTTTAATGAAGATGGAACTATAAATCCTACATGGGATACAATTATAGGTGCAAATAGATTTGATACAGCTAAAAAGATAAGTTCAGTTGGAAACTGGAATGCTGATAGCTCAGATACTGTAATATTAGTAAATGGTAATGCAATAGCTGATGGTATAACAGCAACTCCTTTAGCAAGTAGCTATGACTCAACAATACTACTTACTAATACAGCTAATTTACCAACTGAAACTGTTGAAGAAATGAAGTTATTAGCACCTAAAACAGTAATCTTGATAGGTGGAGAAAATGCAATAAGTTCTAAATTAGAGCAAGAAATAAAAACTACTTTCAACACAGAAACAAAGAGAATAGCAGGTCAAGATAGATATCAAACTGCTACAAGAATAGCTGAAGAACTTGGAAATCGAGAAGAAATAAAAACTGCATATATGGTTTCTGGAAATGGGGAGGCAGATGCTTTATCTGTAGCTTCTAAAGCTGGGGAAGAAAAACAACCTATAATATTAGTCAATAAAGATGGAATTACAGAAGAATCTTATAAATGGCTAACAGAAAGAAAATTAGAAAATGCATACTTTATAGGTGGACCAAGTGCAATTAACGATTCAGTAATAGCAAAAATGAATGATATAACTACTGAAGATATTTCAGGAAATAGAATATATGGAGATAGTAGAGTAGATACTAATGCCAAAGTAATAGAAAAATTCTATGGAGATACTGATTTACAGGCTGTATTAGTTAGTAAATCAGATGCTTTAGTAGATGCTTTATCAGCTGGACCATTAGCTGTAAAATTACATTCACCAATAGTTTTAATGGATAATTCAGGATTATCATCAGAGCAACAAAGAGTATTTGCAAATAAAAAAGTTGAAACTCCTTATCAAATAGGAGGCGGAGTATCTTATATAGTAATGGATAAATTAATGGATATTCTTGCAAAATAG
- a CDS encoding DUF3800 domain-containing protein — translation MLSSYVKRVSKIIKKKYIMFIDESGRADINHEDPFTLTGVIFEYKYAVSQGDYVCSLRKEMDAFKEYCFGTSNIGIHLTDISRKSRAFEKFDDSQIKLFYDELPLFLSRLECTIISVTVDKARLKKYYAPSKEPYVVAFIHVLQNFYSFVNNETVESARIVIESRDDVSNLKVQKAFFDVFNNGTIYLDIDEELRDKVKGFIIAKKEDADYREGLEIADILCNPLSRARRGLIEANPKCMQYGEKNKIFKSVRNKIYTPTSVNDIRNWGFKEVPIVEPVGPWLEKMR, via the coding sequence ATGCTATCATCATATGTTAAGAGGGTGAGTAAGATTATAAAGAAAAAATATATAATGTTTATTGATGAAAGTGGAAGAGCTGATATAAATCATGAAGACCCATTTACATTGACAGGAGTAATTTTTGAATATAAATATGCAGTAAGTCAAGGCGATTATGTATGTTCTTTGAGGAAAGAAATGGATGCATTTAAAGAGTATTGTTTTGGAACCAGTAACATAGGAATACATTTGACAGATATATCAAGAAAATCAAGAGCATTTGAGAAGTTTGATGATTCACAGATTAAGTTATTCTATGATGAGTTGCCTTTATTTCTATCTAGATTAGAGTGTACTATAATATCAGTAACAGTAGATAAAGCTAGATTAAAGAAATATTATGCACCTTCAAAGGAACCGTATGTTGTGGCTTTTATACATGTTCTTCAGAATTTTTATTCATTTGTAAATAATGAAACTGTAGAATCTGCACGAATAGTTATAGAGTCAAGGGATGATGTCTCAAACTTAAAAGTACAAAAGGCGTTTTTTGATGTATTTAATAATGGAACAATATACTTAGATATAGATGAAGAATTAAGAGATAAGGTTAAGGGTTTTATAATTGCCAAAAAAGAAGATGCTGACTATAGAGAAGGTTTAGAAATAGCAGATATTTTATGTAATCCTCTTAGCAGAGCAAGAAGAGGGTTAATAGAAGCTAATCCAAAGTGTATGCAATATGGAGAAAAAAACAAAATATTCAAATCTGTCAGAAACAAAATATATACTCCAACGAGTGTGAATGATATAAGAAATTGGGGATTTAAAGAAGTTCCTATTGTAGAGCCTGTTGGACCATGGCTTGAAAAAATGCGTTAG
- the galE gene encoding UDP-glucose 4-epimerase GalE: MAVLVAGGAGYIGSHTAIELLESGYEVVIVDNLSNSNSIVVDRIKELSKKPVKFYNIDIRNKDEMHVVFKENNIESIIHFAALKAVGESVEKPIEYYSNNLISTLNLFELMREYGVKKFVFSSSATVYGDPHTCPILEDFPLSVTNPYGRTKLMIEQMLVDISKADKSLDIALLRYFNPVGAHKSGRIGEEPNGVPSNLMPYITKIAVGKLKELSVYGNDYPTHDGTGVRDYIHVLDLAAGHVKALQKLEENPGLVVYNLGTGKGYSVLDLVKAFSKASGKEIPYKIVGRRAGDVAMCYADSSKAEKELGWKAKYELEEMCEDSWRWQSMNPNGYEE, translated from the coding sequence ATGGCAGTTTTAGTAGCTGGAGGAGCAGGATATATAGGAAGCCATACAGCAATAGAACTTTTAGAATCAGGTTATGAAGTTGTTATAGTTGATAACTTAAGTAATAGCAACTCAATAGTGGTTGATAGAATCAAGGAATTATCTAAAAAACCAGTAAAATTTTATAATATTGATATCAGAAATAAAGATGAAATGCATGTTGTATTTAAAGAAAATAATATTGAATCAATTATACACTTTGCAGCTTTAAAAGCAGTTGGTGAATCAGTAGAAAAACCAATTGAATATTACAGCAATAATCTAATAAGTACCTTAAATTTATTTGAATTAATGAGAGAATATGGTGTTAAAAAGTTTGTATTTAGTTCTTCAGCTACTGTATATGGAGACCCACATACTTGTCCTATATTAGAGGATTTCCCACTTTCTGTAACCAATCCATATGGAAGAACTAAACTTATGATAGAGCAGATGTTAGTAGATATATCAAAAGCAGATAAGTCATTGGATATAGCTCTTTTAAGATACTTTAATCCAGTCGGTGCTCATAAAAGTGGTAGAATAGGTGAAGAACCAAATGGAGTTCCGAGCAATCTAATGCCTTATATAACAAAAATAGCAGTAGGTAAATTGAAGGAATTGAGTGTTTATGGTAATGACTATCCAACACATGATGGAACTGGAGTTAGAGACTATATACATGTATTAGATTTAGCTGCTGGTCATGTAAAAGCATTACAAAAATTAGAAGAAAATCCAGGACTTGTTGTTTATAATTTAGGAACTGGAAAGGGGTATAGTGTTCTTGATTTAGTAAAAGCATTTTCTAAAGCAAGTGGAAAAGAAATACCATATAAGATTGTAGGAAGAAGGGCTGGAGATGTAGCCATGTGTTATGCAGATTCTTCAAAGGCAGAAAAAGAGCTTGGATGGAAAGCTAAGTATGAACTTGAAGAGATGTGTGAAGATTCATGGAGATGGCAAAGTATGAATCCTAATGGGTATGAAGAGTAG
- a CDS encoding FAD-dependent oxidoreductase, whose product MKISSMFTPIRIGSMTVPNRFVVPPMGNNFANTDGTLSETSKAYYLERALGGFGLITIESSVVDKKAKGGPRKPCLYDDSTIDSFKNVIDACHDAGSKVSIQLQHAGSEGNEKVAGHPLKAASAIPASNGRNTPLAITTEEIYELIESYGDAALRAQKAGADAVEVHCAHGYLVSSFISQRTNKRVDEFGGCFENRMRLPRLIIENIRKKVGNSLAILCRINSTDDVPGGIDVHDSSVIAAYLEDCGIDGLHVSRSIHIHDEYMWAPTTLHAGFSAELVTEIKKAVSIPVITVGRYTEPQFAELMVRQGRCDLVAFGRQSLADPEMPNKAKNGKLDEMIPCIACLQGCVPNMFQGKPIACLANPILGHEAELKPAEISKEVLVVGGGVGGMLAAWVCAKRGHNVTLVEKSEVLGGQMRLAAYPPGKGDITNLVRSYISKCNQYGVKICTNTEATVELIKEKSPDVVIIATGATPLVLPIPGINDSGLIHAVDLLDGKKSCGKKVLVVGGGMVGCEVAAFLGEQEHEVTVIELREEVGADVISEHRKFLMNDFENYNIHTITGAKVSKFYDDGVDYLLTDGTEHDLKGFDSVVLAMGSRNYDPLSEVIKEVVKETYIVGDAVKARRALDATKEAFEVALNI is encoded by the coding sequence ATGAAGATTAGTTCTATGTTTACACCTATAAGAATTGGTTCAATGACAGTTCCAAATCGTTTTGTAGTTCCCCCTATGGGAAACAATTTTGCAAACACAGATGGTACTTTAAGTGAAACTTCTAAGGCTTATTATCTTGAGCGTGCTTTAGGTGGTTTTGGATTAATAACTATAGAATCTAGTGTTGTAGACAAAAAAGCAAAAGGAGGTCCTCGTAAGCCTTGTTTATATGATGATAGCACAATAGATAGTTTTAAAAATGTAATAGATGCTTGTCATGATGCAGGTTCGAAGGTATCTATACAATTACAACATGCTGGTTCTGAAGGAAATGAAAAAGTAGCAGGACATCCATTAAAAGCTGCTTCTGCAATACCTGCATCAAATGGTCGTAATACACCACTAGCAATAACAACAGAAGAAATATATGAACTTATAGAATCTTATGGAGATGCTGCATTACGTGCACAAAAAGCTGGTGCAGATGCTGTTGAAGTTCACTGCGCTCATGGATATCTGGTTAGTAGTTTTATATCACAAAGAACAAATAAGCGTGTAGATGAGTTTGGTGGATGTTTTGAAAATAGAATGAGATTACCTCGTCTTATCATTGAAAATATACGTAAAAAAGTAGGAAATTCTCTAGCAATATTATGTCGTATAAACAGCACTGATGATGTTCCAGGAGGAATTGATGTACACGATAGTTCAGTAATAGCAGCATATCTAGAAGATTGTGGAATAGATGGACTTCATGTTTCACGTAGTATACATATACATGATGAATATATGTGGGCTCCTACGACTTTACATGCTGGATTCAGTGCAGAATTAGTTACTGAAATAAAAAAAGCTGTTAGTATACCAGTAATAACAGTTGGACGTTATACAGAGCCACAGTTTGCTGAGTTAATGGTCAGACAAGGAAGATGTGATTTAGTAGCATTCGGTAGACAAAGCTTGGCTGACCCAGAAATGCCTAATAAAGCTAAAAATGGAAAACTAGACGAAATGATACCATGTATTGCATGCTTACAAGGATGTGTACCAAATATGTTCCAGGGCAAACCTATAGCCTGTCTTGCAAATCCTATATTAGGACATGAAGCAGAGCTTAAGCCAGCTGAAATTAGCAAAGAAGTTCTTGTTGTTGGTGGAGGTGTTGGAGGTATGCTTGCAGCATGGGTATGTGCTAAAAGAGGACATAATGTAACTTTAGTTGAAAAATCTGAAGTTCTTGGTGGGCAAATGCGTTTAGCTGCATATCCTCCAGGAAAAGGAGATATTACTAACTTAGTTAGAAGTTATATTTCAAAATGTAATCAATATGGTGTAAAAATATGTACTAATACAGAAGCTACAGTAGAACTTATAAAAGAGAAATCACCTGATGTAGTTATTATAGCTACTGGAGCAACTCCACTTGTACTTCCTATACCAGGAATCAATGATTCAGGATTAATTCATGCTGTAGACCTTCTTGATGGTAAAAAATCTTGTGGGAAAAAAGTACTTGTTGTTGGAGGTGGAATGGTTGGATGTGAAGTGGCAGCCTTCCTTGGAGAACAAGAACATGAGGTTACTGTTATTGAGCTTAGAGAAGAAGTTGGTGCAGATGTAATTTCAGAACACCGTAAATTCCTTATGAATGATTTTGAAAATTATAATATACATACCATTACTGGTGCAAAAGTTTCTAAATTTTATGATGATGGTGTCGACTATTTACTTACAGATGGCACAGAGCATGATTTAAAAGGTTTTGATTCAGTAGTACTTGCTATGGGTTCTCGTAATTACGACCCATTAAGTGAAGTTATAAAAGAAGTTGTAAAAGAAACTTATATTGTTGGTGATGCAGTAAAAGCTCGTAGGGCATTAGATGCAACAAAAGAAGCTTTTGAAGTAGCATTAAATATATAA
- the galU gene encoding UTP--glucose-1-phosphate uridylyltransferase GalU: MQMTVKKAIIPAAGLGTRFLPATKSQPKEMLPIVDKPTLQYIIEEAIESGIEEILIITGRNKKSIEDHFDKSVELELELEQKGKTEMLEMVRDISNMVNIHYIRQKEPKGLGHAIYCAKSFIGDEPFAVLLGDDIVDSDVPCLKQLIDTYNEYKTTVLGVQKIAKEDTNKYGILDVKHIEDRVYKVKDMVEKPAIEEAPSDIAILGRYIITPAIFSILEKQTPGKGGEIQLTDALQTLGKQEAIYAYNFEGRRYDVGDKIGFLEATIDFALKRENLKDDLMDYMRKKVSEK; encoded by the coding sequence ATGCAGATGACAGTTAAAAAAGCAATAATACCAGCAGCAGGGCTAGGAACTAGATTTTTACCAGCAACAAAATCACAGCCCAAAGAAATGCTTCCTATAGTAGATAAACCAACTTTACAGTATATAATAGAAGAAGCTATAGAATCGGGAATTGAAGAAATTCTTATAATAACAGGTAGAAATAAAAAATCTATAGAAGATCATTTTGATAAATCAGTTGAATTAGAGTTAGAACTAGAGCAAAAAGGTAAGACAGAGATGTTAGAAATGGTAAGAGACATATCAAATATGGTAAATATTCATTATATAAGACAAAAAGAGCCAAAAGGTCTTGGACATGCAATTTACTGTGCAAAAAGTTTTATAGGTGATGAACCTTTTGCCGTATTATTAGGTGATGATATAGTAGATTCAGATGTTCCGTGCTTAAAACAATTAATAGATACTTATAATGAGTATAAAACAACTGTATTAGGTGTTCAAAAGATAGCTAAAGAAGATACTAATAAATATGGTATATTGGATGTAAAACATATCGAAGATAGAGTATATAAAGTTAAAGATATGGTTGAAAAACCTGCAATTGAAGAAGCTCCATCTGATATAGCTATACTTGGAAGATATATAATAACTCCTGCAATATTTAGCATATTAGAGAAACAGACACCTGGTAAAGGTGGAGAGATACAACTGACAGATGCACTTCAAACTCTTGGAAAACAAGAGGCTATTTATGCTTATAACTTTGAAGGTAGAAGATATGATGTGGGAGATAAGATTGGTTTTTTAGAGGCAACAATAGACTTTGCTCTAAAGAGAGAAAATTTAAAAGATGATTTAATGGACTATATGAGAAAAAAAGTAAGTGAAAAATAA
- a CDS encoding LysR family transcriptional regulator, which translates to MNLYHLRYFVTLAHLEHYTKAAENLSITQPSLSHAISLLENELGVALFEKEGRNIVLTKYGKIFLKDVEKSLEILDSSVKSLKITGTGEGQIDLAFLRTLGTDFIPDIVHKFLKSNPAKSIDFKFHTGVTTDIIQGLKERKYDIAFCSKLEKEKGIEFIPVAKQDLVLIVPYSHPLAAKDTIDLKETIPYPQIVFNQRSGLRYIIDDMFKKINQQPNIVYEVEEDQVIAGLVAKNFGIAVVPNMNMLSFTKVKVIQIIHPSWERNFYLAFIKDRYLPPAIKNFKNFVIKNAQL; encoded by the coding sequence TTGAATTTATATCACTTACGCTATTTTGTTACATTGGCACATTTAGAACACTATACAAAAGCGGCAGAAAATTTATCTATAACACAACCAAGCTTAAGTCATGCTATTTCTTTACTAGAAAATGAACTTGGGGTGGCTTTATTTGAAAAAGAAGGTAGAAATATAGTCCTTACTAAGTATGGAAAAATATTTTTAAAAGATGTGGAAAAATCATTAGAAATTTTAGATTCAAGTGTAAAATCATTAAAAATAACTGGTACTGGTGAAGGACAAATAGACTTAGCTTTTCTTAGAACACTTGGTACTGATTTTATCCCAGACATAGTGCACAAATTTTTAAAATCTAATCCTGCTAAATCAATAGATTTTAAATTTCATACTGGTGTAACTACTGACATTATTCAAGGTCTTAAAGAAAGAAAATATGATATTGCATTTTGTTCGAAACTTGAAAAAGAAAAGGGAATTGAATTTATACCTGTTGCCAAACAAGATTTAGTACTAATTGTACCATATAGTCATCCACTAGCTGCAAAGGATACTATAGATTTAAAAGAAACCATACCTTATCCTCAAATAGTATTTAATCAGAGAAGCGGTCTTAGATATATAATTGATGATATGTTTAAAAAAATAAATCAACAGCCTAATATAGTCTATGAAGTAGAGGAAGACCAAGTAATTGCTGGATTAGTTGCAAAAAATTTCGGAATTGCTGTAGTCCCAAATATGAATATGCTTAGCTTTACAAAAGTAAAAGTAATTCAGATTATTCACCCAAGTTGGGAAAGAAACTTTTACTTAGCATTTATAAAAGATAGATATTTGCCTCCTGCAATTAAAAACTTTAAAAACTTTGTCATTAAAAACGCTCAATTATAA
- a CDS encoding sugar phosphate isomerase/epimerase family protein — MNNQKNLNIPITISSYTLGTEVSFRDRVRIAKEAGFDGIGLRAENYIDAKNAGVTDEEMIAILNEYDMKVTEVEYITQWGREEDRTEAQREKEQNVYHMAHLFNVKHINCGLLEMIPEEQIITALGELCDRAGELIIGLEFMPYSGVPDLATAWRVVKGCNRENAMLILDTWHWARAKQTAEDLAPVPADKIVSIQVCDVLETPYEKLRDESLHDRLAPGEGYGNTEEFVKIIKEHNISPRVIGAEVISDSLISKGLSTAAETVFNATKKVLDKAWSEVSPK, encoded by the coding sequence ATGAATAATCAAAAAAATCTTAATATTCCAATTACAATTAGTTCTTATACATTGGGAACAGAAGTTTCATTCCGTGATAGAGTTCGTATTGCAAAAGAAGCTGGGTTTGATGGTATTGGATTGCGTGCTGAAAATTATATTGATGCAAAAAATGCAGGTGTTACAGATGAAGAAATGATTGCAATTCTTAATGAATATGATATGAAAGTTACAGAAGTAGAATATATAACTCAATGGGGAAGAGAAGAAGATAGAACGGAAGCTCAAAGAGAAAAAGAGCAAAATGTTTATCATATGGCTCACTTATTTAATGTTAAACATATAAATTGTGGATTATTAGAGATGATACCAGAAGAACAAATTATAACTGCATTGGGAGAATTATGTGACAGAGCAGGTGAACTTATTATAGGTCTTGAGTTTATGCCATATAGTGGTGTACCAGATTTGGCTACTGCATGGCGTGTTGTGAAAGGATGTAATCGTGAAAATGCAATGCTTATATTAGATACTTGGCACTGGGCTAGAGCAAAGCAGACAGCAGAGGACCTTGCACCTGTTCCAGCAGATAAGATAGTATCAATTCAAGTGTGTGATGTTTTAGAAACTCCTTATGAAAAACTTAGGGATGAATCACTACATGACCGTTTGGCTCCAGGTGAAGGATATGGAAACACAGAGGAATTTGTGAAAATAATAAAAGAACACAATATATCACCAAGAGTCATAGGGGCAGAAGTAATATCTGATTCTCTAATATCTAAAGGGTTATCCACTGCTGCTGAAACTGTATTTAATGCAACTAAAAAAGTTTTGGATAAAGCATGGTCTGAAGTATCTCCAAAATAA
- the aroE gene encoding shikimate dehydrogenase — translation MEISGRTGLFALIGTPVGHSKSPVMYNYSFKKLDLDYRYLAFDITVDKVKEALLAIKTFNIKGANVTMPCKSAVTEYMDELSPAARIIGACNTIVNDNGKLVGHITDGVGYVRNLKENGVEVKGKKITIMGAGGAATAIQVQCALDGAREISIFNPKDDFYKRAEQTVENIKKDVPECVVNLYDLEDTNKLYEEIQSSDILTNATLIGMKPYDNETNIKDTSVLRKDLVVTDVVYNPKKTKMIEDAEANGCKAIGGLGMLLYQGAEAFNLYTGLEMPVEEVNELCFK, via the coding sequence ATGGAAATTTCAGGTAGAACAGGATTATTTGCATTAATAGGTACACCGGTTGGTCACTCTAAATCACCAGTGATGTATAATTATAGTTTTAAGAAATTAGATTTAGATTATAGATATTTAGCCTTTGATATCACAGTAGATAAGGTAAAAGAGGCACTTTTAGCAATAAAAACTTTTAATATAAAAGGAGCCAATGTTACTATGCCATGCAAATCTGCTGTTACAGAATATATGGATGAACTTTCTCCAGCAGCTCGTATAATTGGAGCATGTAATACAATTGTAAATGACAATGGAAAGTTAGTTGGTCATATAACAGATGGAGTAGGCTATGTTCGTAATTTAAAAGAAAATGGGGTAGAAGTTAAAGGTAAAAAGATTACAATTATGGGTGCTGGTGGTGCAGCAACTGCTATACAAGTACAATGTGCTTTAGATGGAGCAAGAGAAATATCTATCTTTAATCCTAAGGATGATTTTTATAAAAGAGCAGAGCAAACAGTTGAGAATATAAAAAAAGATGTACCAGAATGTGTTGTTAATCTATATGATTTAGAAGATACAAACAAACTTTATGAGGAGATACAATCAAGTGATATATTGACAAATGCAACTCTTATTGGTATGAAGCCCTATGACAATGAAACAAATATAAAAGATACTAGTGTTTTAAGAAAAGACTTAGTAGTAACAGATGTCGTTTATAATCCTAAGAAAACAAAAATGATTGAAGATGCTGAAGCTAATGGATGTAAGGCTATTGGTGGATTAGGAATGTTATTATACCAAGGAGCAGAGGCTTTTAATCTATATACTGGATTAGAAATGCCTGTAGAAGAAGTTAATGAATTATGCTTTAAATAG
- a CDS encoding MFS transporter encodes MNNKKYYPTAIALYFSYFLLGIGISILGQYKPEFSSMWGAKTLSDGTLDVSIVLAVIAALGLGRLISYPFAGPISDKYGRKVSGLIGNFLHAIFFVGIVFSPNFYIAYVFAIIGGAANSFLDTCVTPSCMEIFASLGTIANMFTKFTIALAQFLLPFIIGFVAANSISFKVIFIVTAILIVIDAILIAVLPFPPANNVIDNKGKTVKSEKMKFTPTSIALVCIGFTCTSTFVLWLNCNQELGKLYGMADPTKIQSFYSMGVICAVLITSLLIKKYIKPIRILVIYPIIALLMLLVVYFVQTPTICMLGGFVIGYSAAGGVLQLTTSTANEMFPTNKGKITSIVMIASSIANYVILNIAGIITKSGGVNGPKYVVLFNVAITFVGILLALFVNMRYEKEKVYDYDV; translated from the coding sequence ATGAACAATAAAAAATATTATCCTACTGCCATAGCGTTGTATTTTTCATATTTTTTACTTGGTATTGGAATTTCAATTTTAGGACAATACAAACCAGAATTTTCATCAATGTGGGGGGCTAAAACATTATCAGATGGAACATTGGATGTAAGTATTGTTTTAGCTGTTATTGCTGCACTAGGATTAGGGAGACTTATATCTTATCCATTTGCAGGACCTATTTCAGATAAGTATGGAAGAAAAGTAAGTGGTCTTATAGGAAACTTTCTACATGCAATTTTCTTTGTTGGAATTGTATTTTCACCAAATTTTTATATAGCATATGTATTTGCAATAATTGGAGGGGCAGCAAATTCATTCTTAGATACCTGTGTAACTCCTTCTTGTATGGAGATATTTGCTAGTTTAGGAACAATAGCAAATATGTTTACTAAATTTACAATAGCTTTAGCACAATTTTTGCTTCCTTTTATAATTGGATTTGTTGCAGCAAATTCAATATCATTTAAAGTTATTTTTATAGTAACAGCGATTCTTATTGTAATAGATGCAATTTTGATAGCTGTGTTACCATTTCCACCAGCTAATAATGTTATTGATAACAAAGGCAAAACAGTTAAATCAGAGAAGATGAAATTTACACCAACAAGTATAGCTCTTGTTTGTATTGGATTTACATGTACATCTACATTTGTATTATGGTTAAATTGTAATCAGGAATTGGGTAAATTGTATGGGATGGCTGACCCTACAAAAATTCAATCCTTTTACTCAATGGGAGTAATATGTGCAGTATTAATAACTTCTTTACTTATTAAAAAATATATTAAACCAATAAGAATATTAGTTATATATCCTATAATAGCTTTACTTATGCTATTAGTTGTATATTTTGTTCAAACTCCAACTATTTGTATGTTAGGGGGATTTGTAATAGGTTATTCAGCAGCAGGAGGTGTTCTTCAGTTAACAACGTCAACTGCAAATGAAATGTTTCCAACTAATAAAGGAAAAATAACATCTATAGTTATGATTGCATCTAGTATAGCAAACTATGTTATTTTAAATATAGCAGGTATTATTACAAAATCAGGGGGAGTTAATGGACCAAAATATGTTGTATTGTTTAATGTGGCAATAACATTTGTTGGAATTTTACTTGCATTGTTTGTAAACATGAGATATGAAAAAGAAAAAGTGTATGATTATGATGTCTAA